The following coding sequences lie in one Candidatus Binatia bacterium genomic window:
- a CDS encoding acetyl-CoA acetyltransferase: MNSIRDKVAVIGVGCTKFGDLYDMTYEDQVCEAAFQAYADANIDPSEIDAAYVGTYLPHAQGGKAGISLADPLRLYDRPVTRVENFCATGTDAFRNACLAIASGQHDIVLVVGSEKLKDRPGRGIPRVGHQILAKGNTAPGLFALAANRYMHEFGLTRETLAKVAVKNHWNGARNPLSHLKMEVTVEQVLNAPMIAWPFGLFDCCPTTDGGAAAILCRADIAKRFRDDYVLVKGAALAVATGRPYFDPTFDYVGFRSTQAAARLAYEQAGIQPSDVDFAEVHDCFTWTEISNIEDLGFAKKGEGGKWVEEGRTRVDGDLPINPSGGLKSFGHPIGASGVRMIYECVQQLRGNCGERQVKDPEIGLAHNVGGPGAVSCVVVLGRQDS; encoded by the coding sequence ATGAACTCGATTCGCGACAAGGTCGCCGTGATCGGCGTCGGCTGCACGAAGTTCGGCGACCTCTACGACATGACGTACGAGGACCAGGTCTGCGAGGCCGCGTTCCAGGCCTACGCGGACGCGAACATCGACCCGAGCGAGATCGACGCGGCGTACGTCGGCACGTACCTGCCGCACGCGCAGGGCGGCAAGGCGGGGATCTCGCTCGCCGATCCGCTACGGCTCTACGACCGCCCGGTGACGCGCGTCGAGAACTTCTGCGCGACCGGCACCGACGCCTTCCGCAACGCGTGCCTCGCGATCGCGTCGGGGCAGCACGACATCGTGCTGGTCGTCGGCTCGGAGAAGCTGAAGGACCGTCCCGGGCGCGGCATCCCGCGCGTCGGCCACCAGATCCTCGCCAAGGGCAACACCGCGCCGGGACTCTTTGCGCTCGCGGCGAACCGCTACATGCACGAGTTCGGTCTGACCCGCGAGACGCTCGCCAAGGTCGCCGTCAAGAACCACTGGAACGGCGCGCGCAACCCGCTCTCGCACCTCAAGATGGAGGTCACCGTCGAGCAGGTGCTGAACGCGCCGATGATCGCGTGGCCGTTCGGGCTCTTCGACTGCTGCCCGACCACCGACGGCGGCGCCGCGGCGATCCTCTGCCGCGCCGACATCGCGAAGCGCTTCCGCGACGACTACGTGCTGGTGAAGGGCGCCGCGCTCGCGGTCGCGACCGGACGCCCGTACTTCGACCCGACGTTCGACTACGTCGGCTTCCGCTCGACGCAGGCCGCGGCGCGGCTGGCGTACGAGCAGGCCGGCATCCAGCCGTCCGACGTCGACTTCGCCGAGGTGCACGACTGCTTCACCTGGACCGAGATCTCGAACATCGAGGACCTCGGCTTCGCGAAGAAGGGCGAGGGCGGCAAGTGGGTCGAGGAAGGCCGCACGCGGGTCGACGGCGACCTGCCGATCAACCCCTCGGGCGGCCTCAAGTCGTTCGGCCACCCGATCGGCGCCTCCGGCGTGCGCATGATCTACGAGTGCGTGCAGCAGCTGCGCGGCAACTGCGGCGAGCGTCAAGTCAAGGATCCGGAAATCGGGCTCGCGCACAACGTCGGCGGCCCGGGCGCGGTGTCGTGCGTCGTGGTGCTGGGTCGGCAGGACAGCTGA
- a CDS encoding OB-fold domain-containing protein, whose protein sequence is MVGISSIGIYVPRSRLDRSLLAKAWGNKQPPGEKAVAFYDEDALTLAVAAAHRCLEDFDPLQIDGLFFASTSSPYREKQVASVVATACDLPRAIITADFAGSVRAGLAALSAAVRAVQSGQARRVLVVASDCRPAEPESDLEGVLGDAAVAVVVDGKPRLAEFVAAAAVAEEFTFQWRSNESRGVQTQDVRFSVTHGYLRDMAEVVSRVMNEQGVGTGDLAALAIGTPDARTAQQLAKEVGVDAKTCLVPTLIPRIGVTGSPDPLLQLAGAVERAKPGDDIVVAAYGEGAEALLLRATDGVGAGSVRPGVEQALERTLALPSYEKYLKYRRILGQDETPVELVSNVLEARELQQDTRLYGTRCGACGLVQYPMARVCLQCKAREGLEPVKLNKKGTIFTYTVDHLAANLDHPLGMAVVDLEGGGRVYVQMTDCTSDEVKIGAPVELTFRRLHAGGENYNYFWKARPL, encoded by the coding sequence ATGGTGGGAATCAGCTCGATCGGGATCTACGTCCCGCGCTCGCGACTCGACCGCTCGCTCCTCGCCAAGGCCTGGGGCAACAAGCAGCCGCCGGGTGAGAAGGCGGTCGCGTTCTACGACGAGGACGCGCTGACGCTCGCCGTCGCCGCCGCGCACCGCTGCCTCGAGGACTTCGACCCGCTGCAGATCGACGGGCTGTTCTTCGCCTCGACCTCGTCGCCGTACCGCGAGAAGCAGGTGGCGAGCGTGGTCGCGACCGCGTGCGACCTGCCGCGCGCGATCATCACCGCGGACTTCGCGGGCTCGGTGCGCGCCGGGCTCGCGGCGCTGTCGGCCGCGGTGCGCGCCGTGCAGAGCGGGCAGGCCCGCCGCGTCCTGGTGGTCGCGTCCGACTGCCGGCCGGCCGAGCCCGAGAGCGACCTCGAGGGCGTGCTCGGCGACGCCGCGGTCGCGGTGGTGGTCGACGGCAAGCCGCGGCTCGCGGAGTTCGTCGCCGCGGCGGCGGTGGCCGAGGAGTTCACCTTCCAGTGGCGCAGCAACGAGAGCCGCGGCGTGCAGACGCAGGACGTCCGCTTCTCGGTGACGCACGGCTACCTGCGCGACATGGCGGAGGTCGTGTCGCGGGTGATGAACGAGCAGGGCGTCGGCACGGGCGACCTCGCCGCGCTCGCGATCGGCACGCCCGACGCGCGCACCGCGCAGCAGCTCGCGAAGGAGGTCGGCGTCGACGCGAAGACGTGTCTCGTGCCGACGCTCATCCCGCGGATCGGCGTCACCGGCTCGCCCGATCCGCTGCTGCAGCTCGCGGGTGCCGTCGAGCGGGCGAAGCCTGGCGACGACATCGTCGTCGCGGCGTACGGCGAGGGCGCGGAGGCGCTGCTGCTGCGCGCCACGGACGGCGTCGGCGCGGGCTCGGTGCGGCCCGGCGTCGAGCAGGCGCTCGAGCGCACGCTGGCGCTGCCGAGCTACGAGAAGTACCTCAAGTACCGCCGCATCCTCGGCCAGGACGAGACGCCAGTCGAGCTCGTCAGCAACGTGCTCGAGGCGCGCGAGCTGCAGCAGGACACGCGGCTCTACGGGACGCGCTGCGGCGCATGCGGTCTCGTGCAGTACCCGATGGCGCGCGTCTGCCTGCAGTGCAAGGCGCGCGAGGGGCTCGAGCCCGTCAAGCTCAACAAGAAGGGCACGATCTTCACCTACACGGTGGACCATCTGGCGGCGAACCTCGACCACCCGCTCGGCATGGCGGTGGTCGACCTCGAAGGCGGCGGCCGCGTCTACGTCCAGATGACCGACTGCACGAGCGACGAGGTGAAGATCGGCGCCCCGGTCGAGCTCACCTTCCGCCGGCTGCACGCCGGTGGCGAGAACTACAACTACTTCTGGAAGGCGCGCCCGCTATGA
- a CDS encoding alpha/beta hydrolase, with product MPVDERAGADFLGPISRIYISQRLKLHYLDWGNEHKPLLLLIHGGRDHARSWDWVAADLRRDFHVVAPDLRGHGDSEWAVGSIYSLIDYVLDVAQLLKVIDRFPVHIIGHSLGGSIALHYSGIYPDRVAKVIAIEGLGPSPDMIASFKDTPAADRMLHWVREMQSLARRRPRYYATLDEAVARMREANPRLTEEQARHLTIHGAQREEDGSYRWKFDNFTRAVSPYLFNVTDARNIWGRITCPTLLVRGTESWASDPSKDGRAEAFQNARVVNVEGAGHWVHHDRLDVFLPLAREFFGV from the coding sequence ATGCCTGTCGACGAACGAGCCGGAGCCGACTTTCTCGGACCGATCTCGCGCATCTACATCTCGCAGCGCCTGAAGCTGCACTACCTCGACTGGGGGAACGAGCACAAGCCGCTTTTGTTGCTGATCCACGGTGGCCGCGACCACGCGCGGAGCTGGGACTGGGTCGCGGCGGACCTGCGGCGCGACTTCCACGTCGTCGCGCCCGACCTGCGCGGGCACGGCGACTCCGAGTGGGCGGTCGGCTCGATCTACTCGCTGATCGACTACGTGCTCGACGTCGCGCAGCTCCTCAAGGTGATCGATCGCTTCCCGGTGCACATCATCGGGCACTCGCTCGGCGGCTCGATCGCGCTGCACTACTCCGGCATCTACCCCGACCGGGTCGCGAAGGTGATCGCGATCGAGGGGCTCGGGCCGTCGCCCGACATGATCGCGTCGTTCAAGGACACGCCCGCCGCCGATCGCATGCTGCACTGGGTGCGCGAGATGCAGTCGCTCGCGCGTCGCCGGCCGCGCTACTACGCGACCCTCGACGAGGCCGTCGCGCGCATGCGCGAGGCGAACCCGCGCCTCACCGAGGAGCAGGCGCGCCACCTGACGATCCACGGCGCGCAGCGCGAGGAGGACGGCTCGTACCGCTGGAAGTTCGACAACTTCACGCGCGCGGTGTCGCCCTACCTGTTCAACGTCACCGACGCGCGCAACATCTGGGGGCGGATCACCTGCCCGACGCTGCTCGTGCGCGGCACCGAGTCCTGGGCGAGCGATCCGTCGAAGGACGGCCGCGCCGAGGCCTTCCAGAACGCGCGCGTGGTGAACGTCGAGGGCGCCGGGCACTGGGTGCACCACGACCGGCTCGACGTCTTCCTGCCGCTCGCGCGCGAGTTCTTCGGGGTGTGA
- a CDS encoding S8 family serine peptidase, translated as MARIFHRRLIPSTLALLAAPLTIALVASVAAAAKVAEPQLERVEIVLDVDALPQADQERFADRRQAIADAIATGIPLWRSFDPREVLQESLAQLAEHGVDVGETAIVNFDSLEADVPVGKREELSSLGFVRRVLSPAFATPSGEIDSEGLEVIGSDIANAAGLTGAGIKVAIIDSEWHTLNETIAAGELPAIPVSMQFRINGIATTINNQAVHGGGVREHGTAAAEVVHEVAPGATLVLYRLDYNGKGLVTPAAIKLAIRHAVDNGAQVILVPLHIIRTMSDPGSTNPFADDIVYATAAGATVVVPAGNEALRHYEARFTPCTFCKKDDFCNTANDDSSYHVFDGESPINDIILDADWEDWVYASESFNQVRITCYSATDSPNANNFRMQLLRFRERFDAQDPPDYPYCPSDAGVSIVPGTDVALGDSFSKELPVETDSFYDYYFIAVKRMKDAGNERPNFRINCTVGAGEFTYFTSEKSLNDLAVVNETIAVAAGGFPGFDVLLETSSWGPTSDPNGPMKPDLTAPGEVLNFATTEKEFAFLGTFNGTSAAAAHVAGVVALLQSHRIERGLAPFTPAQVKLILAGSAIELDDGDPDLAGPDPYYGWGLVQVPAAILPGVPGDGTRDDWDGDGIADRATYVAATGTLAWTGSTGASGSLQGFGGPEWRAVPADYDGDAKADAAVYNTQNGNWIFEGSAGAIAPLNGFGGAGFLPTVCDWDGDGIADPGVYEKATGNWKYQGSTSGLVQINGFGGPGRLPIPGDWDGDGRCDPATYQKEGSFWSYRGSTEGDVTFKFGGAGAGRFRPVPADYDGDGRMDAALYQKKKGRWRLRMSSFGGVVEAFNGFGGAGFVAVPADFDADGKMDPAIFRKLNNNWRYRSSKTGEFLGLGQFGGQGVQPITGWRP; from the coding sequence ATGGCCCGTATCTTCCACCGACGCCTCATTCCGTCGACGCTGGCTCTGCTTGCCGCGCCGCTGACGATCGCCCTGGTCGCGTCCGTGGCGGCCGCCGCAAAAGTGGCGGAGCCGCAGCTCGAGCGCGTCGAGATCGTCCTCGACGTCGACGCGCTGCCGCAGGCGGACCAAGAGCGCTTCGCGGACCGTCGCCAGGCGATCGCCGACGCGATCGCGACCGGCATCCCGCTGTGGCGCTCGTTCGACCCGCGGGAGGTGCTGCAGGAGTCGCTCGCGCAGCTCGCCGAGCACGGCGTCGACGTCGGCGAGACCGCGATCGTCAACTTCGACTCGCTCGAGGCCGACGTGCCCGTCGGCAAGCGCGAGGAGCTGAGCTCGCTGGGCTTCGTCCGCCGCGTGCTCTCGCCCGCGTTCGCGACGCCGTCGGGAGAGATCGACAGCGAGGGGCTCGAGGTCATCGGCTCGGACATCGCGAACGCGGCCGGTCTCACGGGCGCCGGCATCAAGGTCGCAATCATCGACTCCGAGTGGCACACCCTCAACGAGACCATCGCGGCGGGTGAGCTGCCCGCGATCCCGGTGTCGATGCAGTTCCGCATCAACGGCATCGCCACGACCATCAACAACCAGGCGGTGCACGGCGGCGGCGTGCGCGAGCACGGCACGGCGGCGGCCGAGGTGGTGCACGAGGTGGCGCCCGGCGCGACGCTGGTGCTCTACCGGCTCGACTACAACGGCAAGGGGCTGGTCACGCCGGCGGCGATCAAGCTCGCGATCCGTCACGCGGTGGACAACGGCGCGCAGGTGATCCTCGTGCCGCTGCACATCATCCGCACGATGAGCGACCCGGGCAGCACGAACCCGTTCGCCGACGACATCGTCTACGCCACCGCGGCGGGTGCGACCGTCGTCGTGCCGGCGGGCAACGAGGCGCTGCGTCACTACGAGGCGCGGTTCACGCCGTGCACGTTCTGCAAGAAGGACGACTTCTGCAATACGGCGAACGACGACTCCTCGTACCACGTCTTCGACGGTGAGTCGCCGATCAACGACATCATCCTCGACGCCGACTGGGAGGACTGGGTCTACGCGTCCGAGAGCTTCAACCAGGTGCGCATCACCTGCTACAGCGCGACCGACTCGCCCAACGCGAACAACTTCCGGATGCAGCTGCTGCGCTTCCGCGAGCGCTTCGACGCGCAGGATCCGCCCGACTACCCCTACTGTCCGAGCGATGCCGGCGTCTCGATCGTCCCCGGGACGGACGTGGCGCTCGGCGACTCCTTTTCCAAGGAGCTGCCGGTCGAGACCGATTCGTTCTACGACTACTACTTCATCGCCGTGAAGCGGATGAAGGACGCCGGCAACGAGCGGCCGAACTTCCGCATCAACTGCACGGTGGGCGCGGGCGAGTTCACCTACTTCACCTCCGAGAAGAGCTTGAACGACCTGGCGGTGGTCAACGAGACCATCGCCGTCGCCGCCGGCGGCTTCCCGGGCTTCGACGTCCTCCTCGAGACCAGCTCGTGGGGTCCGACGTCCGATCCCAACGGCCCGATGAAGCCCGACCTGACCGCGCCGGGCGAGGTGCTGAACTTCGCGACCACGGAGAAGGAGTTCGCCTTCCTCGGAACGTTCAACGGCACGTCGGCCGCAGCGGCGCACGTCGCCGGCGTGGTGGCGCTGCTGCAGTCGCACCGGATCGAGCGCGGGCTCGCGCCGTTCACGCCGGCGCAGGTGAAGCTGATCCTCGCCGGGTCGGCGATCGAGCTCGACGACGGCGATCCGGACCTGGCGGGCCCCGACCCGTACTACGGCTGGGGCCTCGTGCAGGTGCCCGCGGCGATCCTGCCCGGCGTCCCCGGCGACGGCACGCGCGACGACTGGGACGGCGACGGCATCGCCGACCGTGCGACCTACGTCGCCGCGACCGGCACCTTGGCGTGGACCGGCTCGACCGGGGCGTCGGGCTCGCTGCAGGGCTTCGGTGGCCCGGAGTGGCGTGCGGTCCCGGCCGACTACGACGGCGACGCCAAGGCCGACGCCGCGGTCTACAACACCCAGAACGGCAACTGGATCTTCGAGGGCTCGGCCGGTGCGATCGCGCCGTTGAACGGCTTCGGCGGCGCCGGCTTCCTCCCGACGGTCTGTGACTGGGACGGTGACGGCATCGCCGATCCGGGCGTCTACGAGAAGGCGACCGGCAACTGGAAGTACCAGGGCTCGACCAGCGGGCTCGTGCAGATCAACGGCTTCGGTGGCCCCGGCCGCTTGCCGATCCCCGGCGACTGGGACGGTGACGGCCGCTGCGACCCCGCGACCTACCAGAAGGAAGGCAGCTTCTGGTCGTACCGCGGCAGCACCGAGGGTGACGTCACCTTCAAGTTCGGCGGTGCGGGCGCCGGCCGCTTCCGCCCCGTGCCCGCCGACTACGACGGCGACGGTCGCATGGACGCGGCGCTCTACCAGAAGAAGAAGGGCCGCTGGCGTCTGCGGATGTCGAGCTTCGGCGGCGTCGTGGAGGCGTTCAACGGCTTCGGTGGCGCTGGCTTCGTCGCCGTGCCGGCGGACTTCGACGCCGACGGCAAGATGGATCCCGCCATCTTCCGCAAGCTGAACAACAACTGGCGCTACCGGAGCTCGAAGACGGGCGAGTTCCTCGGGCTCGGCCAGTTCGGCGGCCAGGGCGTCCAGCCCATCACCGGCTGGCGTCCGTAG
- a CDS encoding methyltransferase domain-containing protein gives MLIAGGEGNGDRAPRVARGQRLTSDGSHGGSPPRMSLLANALRSLRRGRSSGAESASGTGGDVADNLRAKFARRLRGEGVEIGALASPLWLPRGARARYVDKFDYEKLCAHNPDVPPERIRRPDVVCDTMTLDLLPDHAYDFVIACHLLEHAHDPIRALLAWHRVLKPGGLALCIVPDARYTFDRGRPLTSLDHLLWDFASAGTEMKRLSDLAHVAECNLNMHASLDARSAIELGWRILEDSYDTHFHVWTHDSLRAQLESLIADYGLPFVLLESACDEQVEMLFLLEAVPADPARFRLVDGVVPRATR, from the coding sequence ATGCTGATCGCGGGCGGAGAAGGCAACGGCGATCGCGCGCCCCGCGTCGCGCGTGGGCAACGGTTGACATCCGACGGCTCGCATGGCGGTTCTCCGCCGCGGATGTCCTTGCTGGCGAACGCCTTGCGGAGCTTGCGTCGCGGACGTTCGAGTGGCGCGGAGAGCGCGTCCGGGACGGGCGGCGACGTGGCCGACAACCTGCGCGCGAAGTTCGCGCGGCGGCTGCGGGGCGAAGGCGTCGAGATCGGCGCGCTGGCGAGCCCGCTCTGGCTGCCGCGCGGCGCTCGCGCCCGCTACGTCGACAAGTTCGACTACGAGAAGCTGTGCGCGCACAACCCGGACGTCCCGCCCGAGCGCATCCGAAGGCCCGACGTCGTGTGCGACACGATGACGCTCGACCTGCTGCCGGACCACGCGTACGACTTCGTGATCGCCTGCCATCTGCTCGAGCACGCGCACGACCCGATCCGTGCGCTGCTCGCGTGGCACCGCGTGCTGAAGCCCGGCGGGCTCGCGCTCTGCATCGTGCCCGACGCCCGCTACACCTTCGACCGCGGACGGCCGCTCACGAGCCTCGACCACCTGCTGTGGGACTTCGCGAGCGCAGGGACGGAGATGAAGCGCCTGTCCGACCTCGCGCACGTCGCCGAGTGTAACCTCAACATGCACGCGTCGCTCGACGCGCGCTCGGCGATCGAGCTCGGCTGGCGCATTCTCGAGGACAGCTACGACACCCATTTCCACGTCTGGACGCACGACTCGCTGCGTGCACAGCTCGAGTCGCTGATCGCCGACTACGGGCTGCCGTTCGTGCTGCTCGAGAGCGCGTGTGACGAGCAGGTCGAGATGCTCTTCCTGCTCGAAGCGGTGCCCGCCGACCCCGCACGCTTCCGGTTGGTCGACGGCGTGGTCCCGCGCGCGACGCGGTAG
- a CDS encoding methyltransferase domain-containing protein: protein MAEPEPAVRIVDREDYRAARVAFLRRLIDPASARGLEIGAFDLPTVLPEHGACEFADWRSTDELVAMFAVPRETIAPITHVVARGRALSEQITTRYDYVIACHVLEHTPDPIAFLGDAGRLVRPGGIVFLAVPDKRRTADAGRPSTTLDELLERHHAGVTEPPLAQIMQFARAWLPGFDRCSLRELHDFAVRNLASGLADPHCNVWQDEELFAQLEELIANGFLPDLELAACGPNDPAFNEFHVALRRKAA from the coding sequence ATGGCCGAGCCGGAGCCCGCGGTGCGGATCGTCGACCGCGAGGACTATCGCGCGGCGCGGGTCGCGTTCCTGCGTCGGCTGATCGACCCGGCGAGCGCGCGCGGGCTCGAGATCGGCGCGTTCGACCTACCGACCGTCCTACCCGAGCACGGCGCGTGCGAGTTCGCCGACTGGCGCTCGACCGACGAGCTGGTCGCGATGTTCGCGGTGCCGCGCGAGACCATCGCGCCGATCACCCACGTCGTCGCCCGCGGACGCGCGCTCTCCGAGCAGATCACGACGCGCTACGACTACGTGATCGCCTGTCACGTCCTCGAGCACACGCCGGATCCGATCGCGTTCCTCGGCGACGCCGGTCGTCTCGTCCGTCCGGGCGGCATCGTCTTTCTCGCCGTCCCCGACAAGCGCCGGACGGCGGACGCCGGGCGCCCCTCGACGACGCTCGACGAGCTCCTCGAGCGTCACCACGCCGGCGTCACGGAGCCGCCGCTCGCGCAGATCATGCAGTTCGCGCGCGCCTGGCTGCCGGGCTTCGACCGCTGCTCGCTTCGCGAGCTGCACGACTTCGCGGTGCGCAACCTCGCGAGCGGGCTCGCCGATCCGCACTGCAACGTCTGGCAGGACGAGGAGCTGTTTGCGCAGCTCGAAGAGCTGATCGCGAACGGCTTCCTGCCCGACCTCGAGCTCGCCGCCTGCGGCCCCAACGACCCGGCGTTCAACGAGTTCCACGTCGCGCTGCGCCGCAAGGCGGCCTAG